The Candidatus Hydrogenedens sp. genome includes a region encoding these proteins:
- a CDS encoding GLUG motif-containing protein: MSTFANIQKEYRYINLIIVFIILLSIYYLFFIVPPAQAVIYIDTIEKLQKIGKDSAYPLNGEYELTQDIDATATRNWNGGTGFEPIGDANAFTGKFNGNNKKIIGLYINTNNPAGGFVGLFAGIAEGGEVYNLGLENIDITEGSMYDVAIGGLAGVNLGTITQCYSTGTVDSYGGGREEAGTFVGGLTGINFGTITQCYSTGTVDSYGGGREEAGTFVGGLTGINFGTITQCHFKGTVNSSGGGPVTGGLIGINFGTITRCYSIGTVSSSGEFLLAGGLIGGNGGVLTLCYSSGSVSVSGITFASVGGLVGFNSISDEDSASQNCIISECYSTSFVNGEVSPGSEGDSGLLGGGLVGYNASTIQRCYSIGQVKGTGAQGASIQLGGLVGYNEGGTITSSYWNKTTSGLNTSDGGIGKTTNEMKQKATYVGWDFNNVWTIDDGQSYPYLRSLGPTQGIIDTIEEGNKEGMEGEGTVGEGNKEENKEGNKDLPEEPETNSCGCSSKSLKSNYWWKYLLDIFFFSLIISLISGMRKQEQMK, from the coding sequence ATGTCTACGTTTGCTAATATTCAAAAGGAATATAGATATATAAACCTAATCATTGTTTTCATTATTCTTCTAAGTATCTATTATTTATTTTTCATAGTCCCACCTGCACAAGCAGTAATATATATAGATACAATTGAAAAATTACAAAAAATTGGTAAAGACTCTGCTTACCCGCTAAATGGCGAATATGAATTAACACAAGACATAGATGCCACTGCTACAAGGAATTGGAATGGAGGCACTGGTTTTGAACCTATTGGAGATGCTAATGCATTTACAGGTAAATTTAACGGTAATAATAAGAAAATTATTGGGTTATACATCAATACCAATAATCCTGCAGGAGGATTTGTCGGTTTATTTGCTGGAATAGCCGAGGGAGGAGAGGTTTATAATTTAGGGTTAGAGAATATAGATATAACAGAAGGCTCTATGTATGATGTGGCTATAGGTGGATTGGCAGGCGTAAATTTGGGGACAATAACGCAATGTTATTCCACAGGCACAGTTGATAGTTATGGAGGAGGAAGAGAAGAAGCGGGCACTTTTGTTGGCGGACTTACAGGTATTAATTTTGGGACAATAACGCAATGTTATTCCACAGGCACAGTTGATAGTTATGGAGGAGGAAGAGAAGAAGCGGGCACTTTTGTTGGCGGACTTACAGGTATTAATTTTGGAACAATAACGCAATGTCATTTCAAAGGCACAGTAAATAGTTCTGGGGGAGGTCCAGTTACTGGCGGACTTATAGGTATTAATTTTGGAACAATAACGCGATGTTATTCTATAGGGACAGTAAGTAGCTCTGGAGAGTTTCTTCTTGCAGGGGGACTTATAGGTGGAAATGGAGGAGTATTAACTCTATGTTATTCTTCAGGTTCCGTGAGTGTTTCAGGTATAACATTCGCAAGTGTTGGTGGCTTAGTTGGTTTTAACAGCATATCAGATGAAGACAGTGCTTCCCAAAATTGTATAATCAGTGAATGTTATTCTACAAGTTTTGTAAATGGTGAAGTGTCTCCTGGAAGCGAAGGAGACTCAGGTTTATTGGGTGGTGGTTTAGTAGGGTATAATGCCTCCACAATTCAACGATGTTATTCCATAGGTCAAGTGAAAGGGACAGGTGCTCAGGGAGCTTCTATACAATTAGGTGGGTTAGTAGGCTATAACGAAGGAGGCACAATAACAAGTTCTTATTGGAATAAGACGACTTCTGGACTAAATACTTCCGACGGCGGAATAGGTAAAACAACTAATGAAATGAAACAAAAAGCCACATATGTAGGTTGGGATTTCAACAATGTCTGGACAATAGATGACGGACAAAGTTACCCATATCTACGCTCCTTAGGACCAACCCAGGGGATAATTGATACTATAGAAGAGGGAAATAAAGAAGGAATGGAAGGAGAAGGGACAGTAGGAGAAGGAAATAAAGAAGAAAATAAAGAAGGAAACAAAGATTTACCAGAAGAGCCAGAAACAAATAGTTGCGGATGCAGTAGCAAATCATTAAAGAGTAACTATTGGTGGAAATACTTACTTGATATTTTCTTTTTCAGTTTAATTATTTCGCTTATAAGCGGTATGCGTAAACAGGAGCAGATGAAATAA
- a CDS encoding glycosyltransferase has product MSEIKASIIVPAYNDSERLHHLLTSFDSLEYDEPYEVIIVDDASTDRTPEVCHEWSKKWHSYKFRYIRLKQNSGPGIARNKGLEVADGEIVAFTDSDCRVHPHWLKKLISTLDPINKIVGVGGRVKAVSEASVFARHSLFHHVLEPPEKLHYLVTCNCSFIKKPLLDIGGFAEDIRNPGGEDISASIHLWKKGWRFAYQKDAIVYHDFDTNFRSFLRTWYNYGYGCSIVLHRELNMDELYPNPSNMPSYENYWPGYLMVPPTTGIRSGIRDIKYQLNKCSQQNLPLKNTIEIVFLTICQRLSHLFGWKKGKKQVSKKQ; this is encoded by the coding sequence ATGAGTGAAATCAAAGCGTCTATAATAGTCCCTGCTTACAATGATTCTGAACGGTTGCACCACCTACTTACATCTTTTGATTCACTTGAATATGATGAACCTTATGAAGTTATTATTGTAGACGACGCCTCAACTGACAGAACTCCCGAAGTTTGTCATGAATGGTCAAAAAAATGGCATTCATATAAATTCCGATATATACGACTAAAACAAAACAGCGGTCCTGGTATTGCTCGTAACAAAGGTTTAGAAGTAGCGGATGGAGAAATCGTTGCATTTACAGACTCGGATTGTAGAGTACATCCACACTGGCTAAAAAAATTAATTTCAACACTTGACCCCATTAATAAAATTGTTGGTGTGGGTGGACGTGTAAAAGCAGTATCAGAAGCCTCCGTTTTTGCAAGACATTCTTTATTCCATCATGTATTAGAACCCCCAGAAAAACTTCACTATTTAGTTACGTGTAATTGTTCCTTCATAAAAAAACCTTTATTAGATATCGGTGGTTTTGCTGAAGACATACGTAACCCAGGTGGAGAGGACATTTCTGCAAGCATTCATCTATGGAAAAAAGGTTGGCGGTTTGCTTACCAAAAAGATGCTATTGTGTATCATGACTTTGATACAAATTTCCGTTCTTTCTTACGTACATGGTATAACTACGGCTACGGTTGCAGTATTGTTCTCCACCGTGAACTGAATATGGACGAATTATACCCAAACCCATCGAACATGCCGTCTTATGAGAACTACTGGCCTGGTTATTTAATGGTACCCCCTACTACAGGGATACGAAGCGGTATTCGAGATATAAAGTACCAATTAAACAAATGCTCCCAACAAAACCTTCCGTTAAAAAACACCATCGAAATTGTTTTTCTTACTATCTGCCAGCGATTATCTCATCTCTTCGGCTGGAAAAAAGGCAAAAAACAGGTTTCCAAAAAACAATAG
- a CDS encoding radical SAM protein — translation MAYEKESSRLIHWQVSKQLELTEIVFFLTNRCNQRCLTCWQWEEDFKSVGKELSDEKWIELLYDAIGLGAQHLYIVGGGEPMVRGALVLKLAEIAKQHGMFCVLHTNGTLLKREQMDRFIELGWDQIIVSIDGPSEAINDAIRGEGTFKKAVDSLSYINEHRCFKPHPTPDLGVNVTITNKNYMYIEEMVSLASKNGCGGIHATLVQPFNKNAEQFVLSDTEQNECIMYLEKAKNMAENLGMYHTFDSVLKSLNIHNDEVEKEYVKENGIREEKGEFIDTYCFEPFLSMTVSADGKVSPCCMFWNEQNPSVLEYSLKEVWEGEFFKLLRTQLQKNKDSLPDICVRCPSQLRKRTEGIRNELIQKYINTTKNPILLAQRFVKRLRNEGLQSAFQRLKEWLFLQKKKIQL, via the coding sequence ATGGCTTACGAAAAGGAAAGTTCTCGATTAATTCATTGGCAGGTTAGTAAACAATTAGAATTAACAGAAATTGTTTTTTTTCTAACAAACCGATGCAATCAACGTTGTTTAACGTGCTGGCAATGGGAGGAGGATTTTAAATCCGTAGGGAAAGAGCTCTCTGATGAAAAGTGGATAGAATTACTTTATGATGCTATCGGATTAGGTGCTCAGCATTTATATATTGTTGGCGGTGGAGAACCTATGGTTCGTGGAGCATTAGTCTTAAAATTAGCAGAGATAGCAAAACAACATGGGATGTTCTGTGTCTTACATACAAATGGGACACTGTTAAAAAGGGAGCAAATGGATAGATTCATCGAATTAGGTTGGGACCAAATTATTGTGAGTATTGATGGGCCCAGTGAGGCAATAAATGATGCAATACGAGGTGAGGGGACATTTAAAAAAGCAGTGGATAGTTTGAGTTATATAAATGAGCATCGGTGTTTTAAGCCACATCCGACTCCTGATTTGGGAGTTAACGTTACAATTACGAATAAGAATTACATGTATATTGAGGAAATGGTGTCTTTAGCTTCAAAAAATGGTTGTGGAGGAATTCATGCTACTCTTGTACAACCTTTTAATAAAAATGCTGAACAGTTTGTATTGAGTGACACTGAACAGAATGAGTGTATTATGTATTTAGAAAAAGCAAAGAACATGGCTGAAAATTTAGGAATGTATCACACATTTGATTCAGTTTTAAAGAGTTTGAACATACATAATGATGAAGTGGAAAAAGAATATGTGAAAGAAAATGGTATTAGAGAAGAAAAAGGGGAATTTATTGACACCTATTGTTTTGAGCCATTTTTATCTATGACTGTTTCTGCAGATGGCAAAGTCAGCCCTTGTTGTATGTTTTGGAATGAACAAAACCCTTCGGTATTGGAGTATTCGCTAAAAGAAGTCTGGGAAGGTGAATTTTTTAAGTTGCTGAGAACACAACTTCAAAAGAACAAAGATAGTTTGCCAGATATATGTGTTCGTTGCCCTTCTCAGTTGAGGAAAAGAACAGAGGGTATTAGAAATGAATTAATTCAAAAATATATTAATACCACAAAGAACCCAATATTATTGGCTCAGCGATTTGTAAAAAGGCTACGAAATGAGGGCTTACAATCTGCATTTCAAAGATTAAAGGAATGGCTCTTTTTGCAGAAGAAAAAGATACAGTTATAG
- a CDS encoding ABC transporter permease, with translation MNLAKNKIYYDSKDQKVVTRVLIDLIRAREILWGLVWREIKARYRYAILGFLWAIIEPITLMLLLLFIFSFVFKQRLTISDTIEIPMATQILCGLIFWQYFSTSVSGATLSLIHHQNLVKKVFFPREVVPLSSIIYPMVNLSIGFITLIIIHLFFKGTITINVLWLIIILPILFCLSAGLGLLLSAGYIHFRDIGNMVNVGLTFGFYASPVFYPVEWVKRACENQTLPNWFYHLYILNPMVGILTNLRECILYGKAPQPSFLVYTICVSIFSLLIGIYIFRKQSPTFSDYM, from the coding sequence ATGAACTTAGCAAAAAATAAAATATATTATGATAGTAAAGACCAGAAAGTAGTTACTCGCGTTTTAATCGACTTAATAAGAGCGAGGGAAATTTTATGGGGATTGGTCTGGCGTGAAATTAAAGCAAGATACCGTTATGCTATATTGGGCTTTTTATGGGCAATTATAGAGCCAATTACGTTGATGTTACTGCTCCTTTTTATTTTTTCATTTGTATTCAAACAGAGGTTGACTATCTCCGATACCATTGAAATCCCAATGGCCACTCAAATCCTATGTGGATTAATTTTCTGGCAGTATTTCTCAACATCTGTATCTGGAGCGACCTTATCATTAATTCACCATCAAAATCTTGTAAAGAAAGTGTTTTTCCCTCGTGAAGTTGTTCCTCTCTCCTCCATCATTTATCCTATGGTCAACTTATCTATCGGGTTTATAACTCTTATCATCATTCACTTGTTTTTTAAAGGAACAATTACAATTAATGTTCTCTGGCTTATCATTATCCTTCCAATTCTGTTTTGTCTATCAGCAGGATTAGGACTTCTGCTTTCTGCTGGATACATTCATTTCAGAGACATAGGTAACATGGTAAATGTTGGATTAACCTTTGGCTTTTATGCTTCACCTGTGTTTTATCCAGTAGAATGGGTGAAAAGAGCATGCGAGAATCAAACCTTGCCAAATTGGTTCTATCATCTTTACATTTTGAACCCCATGGTAGGAATACTTACAAATTTGAGGGAATGTATTCTTTATGGTAAAGCACCTCAACCTTCATTTTTAGTCTATACTATATGTGTTAGTATATTCTCATTACTTATTGGCATCTATATATTTAGAAAACAATCTCCTACTTTTTCCGATTATATGTAA
- a CDS encoding ABC transporter ATP-binding protein yields the protein MNEPIIEIKNVVKEYPIRRGFRDLRGQGGVLDWIRGKKSEHFRALNNVSFDIYRGETVGIIGKNGSGKSTLLKIIAGVTLPTEGRVIVYGRVASLLELGAGFHPLLTGRENIYLNAGLLGMRRAQVNEVIEQIIDFSGIREFIDQPVDTYSSGMYVRIGFAVASFVNPDIFLVDEVLSVGDEEFQRKCRQRIGELREQGKTIVFVSHDLGTVNALCNRVFLLDKGKLIDRGSVSATIDYYLRQIGRAEGIHTISSPNKNIEAIFSHGKLSLFHDKKEITSPLGIEGVLVHLQQVHPSSMGDWLVTEREDQSLIAQGTLYRLPVEWKWNVEIKNKHIELNARYKLNKEIPIQALEFRIFLPEIYDHFFYNGNENKFAPIVPGNLGWTTMVPPKIGENSTFLLTSLNSDEYPLLKIEFETSEPGSSLTIGNTDYIGRSRFICCHLQIPETSSLLQMGEHKIGNIRISLAEKEEYEAWKTAWIQQRTITLKDIEARLGEGFIEFISKKDKKLLTQAVHLHTQFRLQGMWFLSQTFLWNTPYKENDTWIWEGESQRFPIRLKWELLPKTEENLLYSKIWLIVKEPLSLEEYNISVGLIYAYQHWKTSFETGEFTEIPPEQTEYIHLNKNYNPSEYIYAIGNKLPNVFLFTHQKNSFRMSAINPEYSLHARIIQAIATPEQKSVFNLQTGSHLLFDGGIQFSFPEDSNQDEITI from the coding sequence ATGAATGAACCTATTATCGAAATAAAAAATGTTGTTAAAGAATACCCAATCCGCAGAGGTTTCAGAGACCTGCGAGGACAGGGAGGGGTATTAGATTGGATACGTGGTAAAAAAAGTGAACATTTTCGTGCCCTCAATAATGTTAGTTTCGATATTTATCGTGGTGAAACAGTGGGCATTATCGGTAAAAATGGATCTGGTAAAAGCACCCTTTTAAAAATCATCGCTGGCGTAACTCTACCTACAGAAGGGAGAGTCATTGTATATGGTAGAGTGGCTTCTTTACTGGAGTTAGGCGCTGGTTTTCACCCCTTACTGACAGGTAGAGAAAATATTTATTTAAACGCTGGCCTTTTAGGAATGCGTCGTGCTCAGGTCAATGAGGTTATTGAGCAAATCATAGACTTTTCAGGTATCCGTGAATTTATTGACCAACCCGTTGACACATATAGCAGTGGTATGTATGTTCGCATTGGTTTTGCAGTCGCCTCATTTGTCAATCCTGACATTTTTCTGGTGGATGAAGTGCTTTCCGTAGGCGATGAGGAATTTCAGAGAAAATGTCGTCAGCGTATTGGTGAACTTCGTGAACAAGGTAAAACCATCGTTTTTGTATCTCATGACCTTGGCACGGTTAACGCCCTATGCAATAGAGTATTCTTACTTGATAAAGGAAAACTTATCGATCGCGGTTCTGTTTCCGCTACCATTGATTATTACCTACGTCAAATTGGCAGAGCAGAGGGAATTCATACGATTTCCTCACCAAACAAAAATATTGAGGCGATTTTCAGCCACGGTAAACTTTCCCTATTTCATGATAAAAAGGAAATTACATCTCCATTAGGGATAGAAGGCGTTCTCGTTCACTTACAACAAGTTCACCCATCTTCTATGGGAGACTGGCTTGTAACCGAAAGAGAAGACCAATCCTTAATAGCCCAAGGAACGCTTTATCGTTTACCTGTGGAATGGAAATGGAACGTTGAAATTAAAAATAAACATATTGAATTAAATGCAAGATATAAATTAAATAAAGAAATACCAATACAGGCATTAGAATTCCGTATTTTTCTTCCAGAGATATATGACCACTTTTTCTACAATGGAAATGAGAATAAGTTTGCTCCGATTGTCCCTGGAAATCTTGGCTGGACAACAATGGTTCCACCTAAAATTGGTGAAAATTCTACATTTCTATTAACCAGCCTAAACTCCGATGAATATCCTCTGTTAAAAATAGAATTTGAAACCTCTGAACCAGGTTCATCCTTAACCATTGGCAATACTGACTATATAGGAAGGTCAAGGTTTATATGTTGTCATCTTCAAATTCCCGAGACAAGTTCACTTCTTCAAATGGGTGAACATAAAATCGGGAACATAAGAATTTCTCTCGCTGAAAAAGAAGAATATGAAGCATGGAAAACAGCATGGATACAACAACGAACCATTACACTAAAAGACATTGAAGCAAGATTAGGGGAAGGATTTATTGAATTCATATCAAAAAAAGATAAAAAACTTCTTACTCAAGCAGTCCATCTCCATACTCAATTTCGACTACAGGGGATGTGGTTTCTCAGCCAAACATTTCTATGGAACACACCATATAAAGAAAATGACACATGGATATGGGAAGGAGAATCCCAACGCTTTCCGATCCGCTTAAAGTGGGAATTACTTCCTAAAACCGAAGAAAATCTCCTATACTCAAAAATATGGCTCATTGTTAAGGAGCCACTATCATTAGAAGAATATAACATTTCCGTTGGTCTTATATATGCATATCAACACTGGAAAACATCGTTCGAAACAGGGGAATTTACTGAAATTCCGCCAGAACAGACAGAATATATCCATTTAAATAAAAATTACAACCCATCAGAATATATATATGCAATAGGTAATAAATTACCAAACGTTTTTTTATTTACACACCAAAAAAATTCATTCCGAATGTCTGCAATTAACCCTGAATATTCACTTCATGCGCGAATAATACAAGCAATTGCAACACCTGAACAAAAATCTGTTTTCAATTTACAGACTGGTTCTCATTTACTTTTCGACGGAGGTATTCAATTTTCATTTCCAGAAGATAGTAATCAGGATGAAATAACAATATGA
- a CDS encoding right-handed parallel beta-helix repeat-containing protein, whose product MYQKVFVLSTLSFIFAIAPNPYSDSYPIFYVSPIGNDTWSGTLPEPLPDMSDGPFNTLEKARDALRQEIAKREKKGGVILIRQGNYFLSSPLELNEADSGSEEFPVLWQNYKGETVKIIGGKEINNLETYQGNIYKTTIEKPQSEPRILLFNDKIQTLARWPNKSEEQLPGGAWAFITNVIPENAKHAFQCSLLPSIFANTEVSPLEIATFSNYNWAFQIIKIKSIDMNTHTIEIDGEFNYEAKKGRRFFLQNHLSLLDDEGEWYFDSNKNELYYYPPLREQSTEKNYILATLNNLIQIKNARYINIIGINFIGSNDTGIVINNSEHCLIAKSSLSGIYRSAISINGGKNNRVEGCDLFELGGSGISVNGGDKKTLTPGGHQIINNHIYNFAQIFKTYHPAISINGVSNRIANNDIHDSPHSAIILGGNDHIIEYNRIYRVCQETGDAGAFYMGRDWTNRGNILRYNIFHDVYGFGLGHEDSLEGDFSFQYESPLWAWGIYLDDCTSGVTVYGNIIYRVPLCGVMIGGGRDNLVENNIFVDCIPAVHIDARWETYCWDVMDERLEAMKPKEPPYSTRYPELLSLYQDDRKKPTNNRVFRNIISYERDDFCGISNMATEKESAVIYHLSPFDPETNKFDFNLIYHFGKEVRVAWQSYKKNDSEKIPFSKWQERGFDNSSIIAKPFFLYPEKDDYWLEIRSLALKNLKFQQIPIDKIGCYFNEFRRTWPVEKPKPQKLKNRKIWKVKIEDNEFKVSTEEIMPLKQEEQQAPFDIEKFVEPFLSPGGVPLEQAPIPVQTPSGPSGIGGDGSSFDPMKSLPPFPQPK is encoded by the coding sequence ATGTATCAAAAAGTATTTGTTTTATCTACTTTGTCTTTTATCTTTGCTATTGCCCCTAACCCTTATAGTGATTCATATCCCATTTTTTATGTATCACCCATCGGGAATGATACCTGGTCAGGAACTTTACCCGAACCATTACCAGACATGTCAGATGGACCTTTCAACACCTTAGAAAAAGCCCGAGATGCACTTCGTCAGGAAATAGCCAAAAGAGAAAAAAAAGGAGGGGTTATTCTTATTCGTCAAGGAAATTATTTTCTCTCTTCCCCATTAGAATTAAATGAAGCTGATTCTGGGAGTGAAGAATTTCCAGTACTATGGCAAAATTACAAAGGGGAAACTGTTAAAATTATTGGGGGAAAAGAAATTAATAATCTTGAGACTTATCAGGGAAACATTTATAAAACAACAATAGAAAAACCTCAATCAGAACCAAGAATATTACTATTCAACGATAAAATACAAACATTAGCAAGATGGCCAAATAAAAGTGAGGAACAATTACCAGGTGGAGCATGGGCTTTCATAACAAATGTAATCCCTGAAAATGCAAAACATGCGTTTCAGTGTTCACTCTTACCATCCATTTTTGCAAATACTGAAGTATCACCATTAGAAATAGCAACTTTCTCCAATTACAATTGGGCATTCCAAATAATTAAGATAAAATCGATTGATATGAATACGCATACGATTGAAATTGATGGGGAATTCAACTATGAAGCTAAAAAAGGTAGACGCTTCTTCTTACAAAATCATTTGTCCCTCTTAGATGACGAGGGAGAATGGTATTTTGATAGTAACAAAAATGAATTGTATTATTATCCACCTCTACGCGAGCAAAGTACAGAAAAAAACTATATACTTGCTACATTGAACAACCTAATCCAGATAAAAAATGCACGTTATATTAACATTATTGGAATTAATTTTATCGGCTCAAATGACACAGGCATTGTTATTAATAATTCAGAACACTGCTTAATAGCCAAATCTTCCTTGTCTGGGATATATCGTTCAGCCATTTCTATAAATGGGGGCAAAAATAATCGCGTTGAAGGGTGTGATTTATTCGAATTGGGTGGTTCGGGCATTTCTGTTAATGGCGGAGATAAAAAGACATTAACTCCTGGCGGACACCAAATAATAAACAATCACATTTATAATTTTGCCCAGATATTCAAAACTTACCATCCAGCAATATCAATAAATGGTGTATCAAACCGAATAGCCAATAATGATATTCATGATTCACCTCATTCCGCAATTATATTAGGGGGAAATGACCATATCATCGAATATAATCGTATCTATCGTGTATGCCAGGAAACAGGTGATGCTGGTGCTTTCTATATGGGTAGAGACTGGACAAATCGAGGGAATATCCTACGGTATAACATATTCCACGATGTTTATGGTTTCGGATTAGGACATGAAGACTCCTTAGAAGGCGACTTTTCATTTCAATATGAATCTCCACTATGGGCTTGGGGAATATATTTAGATGATTGCACAAGTGGTGTAACTGTTTACGGCAATATAATCTATCGCGTACCTTTATGTGGTGTCATGATAGGCGGAGGACGGGATAATTTAGTAGAAAATAATATCTTTGTTGATTGCATACCTGCCGTTCACATAGATGCACGATGGGAGACATACTGCTGGGATGTCATGGACGAACGACTTGAAGCAATGAAACCTAAAGAACCCCCATACAGTACTCGCTATCCAGAACTCTTATCACTATATCAAGATGATAGAAAAAAACCCACAAATAATCGAGTCTTTCGTAATATCATTTCCTATGAAAGAGACGACTTCTGTGGTATTTCTAATATGGCTACTGAGAAAGAAAGTGCTGTGATATATCACTTATCTCCATTTGACCCAGAAACTAATAAATTCGATTTTAACCTTATTTACCATTTTGGCAAAGAAGTAAGAGTTGCCTGGCAAAGTTACAAAAAAAATGATTCAGAAAAAATTCCTTTTTCAAAATGGCAAGAAAGAGGTTTTGACAATTCAAGTATTATAGCTAAACCTTTCTTTCTCTACCCAGAAAAAGATGATTATTGGTTAGAAATTCGCTCATTGGCATTGAAAAATCTAAAGTTTCAACAGATTCCAATTGATAAAATTGGCTGTTATTTTAATGAATTCCGTCGTACCTGGCCTGTTGAGAAACCAAAACCTCAAAAATTAAAGAACCGTAAAATATGGAAAGTGAAAATAGAAGATAACGAATTCAAAGTATCTACTGAGGAAATTATGCCTCTAAAGCAAGAAGAGCAACAAGCTCCATTTGACATTGAGAAATTCGTAGAACCATTCTTATCCCCTGGTGGAGTCCCTCTTGAACAGGCTCCAATACCAGTCCAAACCCCTTCAGGACCAAGTGGAATTGGTGGAGATGGAAGTTCCTTCGACCCAATGAAATCCTTACCACCATTTCCACAACCCAAATAA